From Vagococcus jeotgali, one genomic window encodes:
- a CDS encoding PTS sugar transporter subunit IIC has product MDKLTQWIEKYLLPVADKIGNERHLIALRDAFIGAMPATMAGSIAVLINAIIRDMPTQFIPRYDASTIPVLKEIIAINGFVWNGTLAIAGLIFAFSLGYNISKVYGVNELAGGIVSLSALVQGIAFSVTTTINTPVSAQLMNEINEKFSDAGWSATPEGLTASQWGWLQLSHLDGNAYFTAMILGFISTIIYAKLMQANITIKMPDSVPPAVSKAFAAIIPATAALYAIAIFNFIFGKISNGMLFIDWVQEFIGKPLLAMSQGFGAVILATILIQVFWFFGLHGMNILAPVLEGVWGVAQITNINLFNDGGATLVKQEGYMWVRGSFDAYTMFGGNGGTLVLIIAILIFSKRADYRTVGKLSLGPGIFNINEPIMFGLPVVLNPIMFIPFILAPVVSTSIGYFATVAGLVNPVNQAVVWVTPPFLLSFLATGGDWRAPIVTLVSMIAAFVIYAPFVIAANKADIKG; this is encoded by the coding sequence ATGGATAAGTTAACACAATGGATTGAAAAATATTTATTACCAGTTGCAGATAAAATTGGTAATGAAAGACATTTAATTGCTTTAAGGGATGCTTTTATAGGTGCGATGCCTGCAACAATGGCAGGTTCAATTGCAGTGTTGATAAATGCTATTATTCGAGATATGCCCACTCAATTTATTCCAAGGTATGATGCTAGTACGATACCAGTCTTAAAAGAGATAATAGCAATTAATGGATTTGTATGGAATGGAACATTAGCTATTGCTGGTTTAATTTTTGCTTTTTCTCTAGGTTATAATATATCTAAAGTATACGGAGTTAATGAACTAGCAGGGGGAATCGTTTCTCTGTCAGCACTTGTTCAGGGAATAGCATTCTCTGTCACAACAACAATTAACACACCAGTATCTGCACAACTGATGAATGAAATAAATGAAAAGTTTTCAGATGCAGGTTGGTCAGCAACACCTGAGGGGCTAACAGCTTCACAGTGGGGGTGGCTACAATTGTCTCACCTAGATGGGAATGCTTATTTTACAGCCATGATTCTAGGGTTTATTTCAACGATTATTTATGCTAAATTAATGCAAGCTAATATCACAATTAAGATGCCTGATTCAGTACCTCCAGCTGTATCTAAAGCTTTTGCAGCTATTATCCCAGCGACAGCAGCACTTTATGCTATTGCAATTTTTAACTTTATATTTGGTAAAATTTCAAATGGTATGTTATTTATTGATTGGGTACAAGAATTTATTGGAAAACCTTTACTTGCAATGTCACAAGGATTTGGAGCTGTTATTTTAGCTACAATCTTAATTCAAGTTTTTTGGTTCTTCGGCTTACATGGTATGAACATTTTAGCGCCAGTATTAGAAGGTGTGTGGGGAGTTGCTCAAATAACTAATATTAATCTATTTAATGATGGTGGGGCGACTCTAGTTAAGCAAGAAGGTTATATGTGGGTTAGAGGATCATTTGATGCTTATACAATGTTTGGTGGAAATGGTGGAACCCTAGTTTTAATCATTGCTATATTAATTTTTTCTAAACGTGCAGATTACCGAACAGTTGGTAAGTTATCGTTAGGACCTGGTATTTTTAATATTAATGAGCCAATCATGTTTGGTTTACCAGTTGTATTAAATCCAATCATGTTTATTCCATTTATTTTAGCACCTGTTGTATCAACATCAATTGGTTATTTTGCAACAGTCGCAGGCTTAGTAAACCCAGTTAATCAAGCAGTTGTTTGGGTGACACCACCATTTTTATTATCATTTTTAGCAACCGGTGGGGATTGGCGAGCACCTATTGTTACTTTAGTATCTATGATAGCGGCCTTTGTTATTTATGCACCATTTGTTATTGCAGCAAATAAAGCAGATATTAAAGGATAA
- a CDS encoding IS256 family transposase — protein MTHFTTEIMETLINKGDLDDLFRRHLELAINSLLQAELTAFLDYEKYDRAGFNSGNSRNGNYSRSFKTEYGELNLVIPRDRNGEFSQQTLPAYKRTNDSLETTIIQLFKKGITMSEISDLIEKMYGHYYTPQTISNMSKIVSEDVLAFKERTLEAKYSVIFMDATHIPLKRQTVSKEAVYIVIGIRLDGTKEVLGFTIAPTESAYVWKEILQDLKDRGLEEVLLVVTDGLSGIHDSIHSVYPNAQFQQCCVHISRNIAHKVRVSDRQEVCNDFKLVYQAASKEEAMNQISFMIDKWKKQYPRVVKLLLNPAILTFYNFPPSIRRTIYSTNLIEGFNKQLKKYTKRKEQFPNEESLERFLVSQFNEYNQKFLGRVHKGFKEIQDTLESMF, from the coding sequence ATGACTCATTTTACTACAGAAATAATGGAAACACTAATTAATAAAGGTGATTTAGATGATTTATTTCGTCGTCATTTAGAACTCGCTATCAACTCATTATTACAGGCTGAATTAACAGCGTTTCTTGACTACGAAAAGTATGATAGAGCTGGATTTAATTCAGGTAATTCCCGCAATGGGAATTACTCACGTTCATTTAAAACAGAATATGGAGAATTAAATTTGGTGATTCCTAGAGATAGAAATGGAGAATTTTCCCAACAAACATTACCAGCCTATAAAAGAACCAATGATTCCTTAGAAACTACTATTATTCAGCTATTTAAAAAAGGGATCACTATGTCTGAAATCTCTGATCTAATTGAAAAAATGTATGGTCATTATTACACACCACAAACTATTTCAAACATGAGTAAAATCGTATCTGAAGATGTTTTGGCTTTTAAAGAAAGAACTTTAGAAGCTAAATACTCAGTCATTTTTATGGATGCTACTCATATTCCTTTAAAGAGACAAACCGTATCAAAAGAAGCCGTTTATATTGTGATAGGCATTCGATTGGATGGAACCAAAGAGGTTCTAGGATTTACTATTGCTCCAACCGAATCTGCTTATGTTTGGAAAGAGATACTTCAAGATTTAAAAGATCGTGGTTTAGAAGAGGTTTTATTAGTTGTAACTGATGGTTTAAGTGGTATTCACGATAGTATCCATAGTGTCTATCCAAATGCTCAATTTCAACAATGTTGTGTCCATATCTCTAGAAATATTGCTCATAAGGTTCGTGTTAGTGATCGACAAGAAGTCTGTAATGATTTCAAATTGGTTTATCAAGCAGCTTCAAAAGAAGAAGCTATGAATCAAATAAGTTTTATGATAGATAAATGGAAAAAGCAGTATCCACGAGTAGTTAAATTACTCTTGAATCCTGCTATATTAACTTTCTATAACTTCCCACCATCAATCAGAAGAACTATCTACTCAACTAACTTGATTGAGGGATTTAATAAACAGTTAAAAAAATATACAAAGAGAAAAGAACAATTTCCTAATGAAGAATCTCTGGAGAGATTCCTTGTTTCTCAGTTCAATGAATATAACCAAAAATTTTTAGGCAGAGTACATAAAGGATTTAAGGAAATACAAGATACATTAGAATCAATGTTTTAA
- a CDS encoding sigma-54-dependent transcriptional regulator yields MTSRKQQVLNLIKISDSLVDATYISEQLGIDRSNVSRYLTELYKDGVVNRTDGRPVLYSVDKKQVTQEDLVTFDSLVGKNESLVVSIKQGKAAMLYPPNGLHALIFGESGTGKSMFAECMYEFGLSSDSLTPDAPFVSFNCADYAQNPQLLFGHIFGVKQGAFTGADEDKLGLIAKADGGVLFLDEIHRLPPEGQEMLFTFIDKGTYRPLGENKDTYQATVQIIGATTEKEELFLDTFKRRIPMFITLPSLQERTLEERYDIISLFLSQEANRLSTPIHIEREAILAFILYKTTGNIGQMKRDLKSVCAKSFLHYRTTDAKHLSIGVSDLPLTIQKGLLHIKELPEKFNATMEHFDEEVIYYPGQATVVWRQDVTKDMDVYNTIDDEVTSQNLDGNQPIDLEHLIKKNLNQYFDVYVDELSRNDIHQNLVQAECWEIAEEVYLIAEEKLGRIFNDKAKFTFALHLQSTVERINKNQTINHPNLNEIRKKYLREFQLAIELSSMIEKKFDIDIPFDEIGFMTMFLTTNLSENSVIHQDKVNILLLMHGKSTATSMLEAVQELLGVSDGVAFNMPLSMEPTQIYEQIKQYVQEKKNSLSKGLLILTDMGSLERIGVMLTRETNIQIKTVSFTSTMVVLEAVRMASNGKGLNDIYKSLKISFETIIQRQFEEVIDASISGTYNDVIVVACFTGEGVANVLNDKLQGMLQDKSIKIIQLQFFNKRNFLTSLAGLSKENNILAVVGTVKVMYNNIPFFSAYDILNDNHIDSFRRIVAKENHVASSIEKELKYISNIAELQQEVTVLIQSIIDVLGIRISFEVKQGILLHIIFLVNHLLQSKVDLSIREVTKEQSCPKDDDIIMVYNELKVLEDKYEICFSNKDDRVKYFV; encoded by the coding sequence ATGACGAGTCGAAAACAACAAGTACTAAATTTGATTAAGATATCTGATAGTTTAGTCGATGCTACCTATATATCAGAACAATTAGGGATAGATAGAAGCAATGTGAGTCGTTATCTAACAGAATTATACAAAGATGGGGTCGTCAATCGTACAGATGGGCGCCCTGTTCTTTATTCTGTAGATAAAAAGCAAGTAACACAGGAAGATTTGGTGACATTTGATTCTTTAGTTGGGAAAAATGAATCATTAGTAGTTTCCATAAAACAAGGAAAAGCAGCTATGCTATACCCACCTAATGGTCTGCATGCTCTCATTTTTGGTGAATCTGGTACAGGGAAATCGATGTTTGCGGAGTGTATGTATGAGTTTGGATTATCATCTGATAGTCTTACACCAGATGCTCCATTTGTATCATTTAATTGTGCTGACTATGCCCAAAATCCTCAACTATTATTTGGACATATATTTGGTGTGAAGCAAGGGGCTTTTACAGGGGCTGATGAGGATAAATTAGGATTAATCGCTAAGGCAGATGGTGGTGTTTTGTTTTTAGATGAAATTCACCGCTTGCCACCAGAAGGTCAAGAGATGTTATTCACATTTATTGACAAAGGCACGTATCGCCCTCTTGGTGAAAATAAAGATACATATCAAGCTACCGTGCAAATTATTGGTGCGACAACTGAAAAGGAGGAATTATTTCTAGATACGTTTAAAAGACGAATTCCAATGTTCATCACTCTACCTTCTCTCCAAGAGCGTACACTAGAAGAGCGTTATGACATTATCTCTTTATTTTTATCTCAAGAAGCAAATAGACTCAGTACACCAATCCATATTGAAAGAGAAGCAATTTTAGCTTTTATTTTATATAAAACCACTGGTAATATAGGCCAAATGAAACGTGATTTAAAATCAGTTTGTGCTAAGTCCTTTCTACATTACCGAACAACTGATGCTAAGCATTTAAGTATTGGCGTATCAGATTTGCCACTAACTATTCAAAAAGGTTTACTACATATTAAGGAATTACCCGAAAAATTTAATGCCACTATGGAACATTTTGACGAAGAGGTCATATACTATCCTGGCCAAGCGACAGTTGTCTGGCGTCAAGATGTCACTAAAGATATGGATGTCTACAATACAATTGATGATGAGGTGACTAGTCAGAATCTAGATGGCAATCAGCCGATTGACTTAGAGCATTTAATTAAAAAAAATCTTAATCAGTATTTTGATGTATACGTAGATGAACTCTCTCGAAATGATATTCATCAAAATTTGGTGCAAGCAGAGTGTTGGGAGATTGCAGAAGAAGTTTATTTAATTGCAGAAGAAAAATTGGGGAGAATATTTAATGATAAAGCTAAGTTTACATTTGCACTACATTTACAGAGTACCGTGGAAAGAATAAATAAGAATCAAACGATAAATCATCCTAATTTAAATGAGATAAGAAAAAAATATTTAAGAGAATTTCAGTTAGCAATTGAATTATCAAGTATGATTGAAAAAAAATTTGATATTGATATACCATTTGATGAAATAGGATTTATGACCATGTTTTTAACAACAAATTTGAGCGAGAATTCAGTTATTCATCAAGACAAAGTAAATATTCTATTACTAATGCATGGTAAGTCCACTGCAACTAGTATGTTAGAAGCAGTTCAAGAGCTATTAGGAGTTAGTGATGGTGTTGCTTTTAATATGCCACTATCAATGGAACCAACCCAAATATACGAGCAGATTAAACAGTATGTACAAGAAAAAAAGAATTCATTAAGTAAAGGATTACTTATTTTGACTGATATGGGATCTTTAGAGCGAATAGGAGTTATGCTGACAAGAGAGACTAACATACAAATTAAAACTGTCTCTTTTACATCTACGATGGTTGTGCTGGAGGCTGTAAGAATGGCAAGTAATGGTAAGGGTTTAAATGATATTTATAAGAGTTTGAAGATTTCTTTTGAAACAATAATACAACGTCAGTTTGAAGAAGTAATTGATGCTAGTATCAGTGGTACTTACAATGATGTAATTGTCGTAGCTTGTTTTACAGGAGAAGGGGTTGCCAATGTATTAAATGATAAATTACAAGGTATGTTACAGGATAAAAGCATCAAAATTATTCAATTACAATTTTTTAATAAAAGAAACTTTTTAACATCCTTAGCAGGTTTATCTAAAGAAAATAACATACTAGCTGTTGTTGGGACAGTTAAGGTAATGTACAACAACATACCATTTTTTTCAGCTTATGATATATTAAATGATAATCACATCGATTCATTTAGAAGAATAGTTGCTAAGGAAAATCATGTAGCCTCATCGATCGAAAAGGAACTCAAATATATTAGTAATATTGCTGAACTACAGCAGGAAGTTACAGTTTTAATCCAGAGTATTATTGATGTTTTAGGAATAAGAATATCTTTTGAAGTAAAGCAAGGTATTTTATTACATATAATATTTTTAGTCAATCACCTGTTACAATCTAAAGTAGATTTATCAATTCGGGAGGTAACAAAAGAACAAAGCTGCCCAAAAGACGATGATATCATTATGGTTTATAATGAATTAAAAGTTTTAGAAGATAAGTATGAAATATGCTTTTCAAATAAAGACGATAGGGTAAAATATTTTGTGTAA
- a CDS encoding DEAD/DEAH box helicase, producing the protein MSIVELYPKEWQEKWEEKKFKDPSIIQTSLYPLITEGESVLGISPTGSGKTLAFILPLLQRVIKGEGNQVLVILPSQELASQVAEVTREWAKPLDLNVQIVLGGANVKRQLDRLKKRPEIIIGTPGRVLELIKVKKIKSHLIQTLVLDEVDDLVADTDFNATKGIIKSVMADTQIVAVSATGERILPELDTLFRQEPTVIDVTNEDTSKGLITHGFIITPNRKRTEVLRRLAHVEGFKGLVFFNQLGELGTVSDRLEFLGIDHQTLASDQHQVERKRAIHDFENGHTPLLLTTDLGARGLDFSNLEYVVQYDLARDTSGYIHRAGRVGRMGKPGTVISLINDTDRRFINKEYKELDVVGVELFASHGKLLEEKPDVIEEEKEEIKEVFVPKVKKAMQKPARKSNTEPPKKIKKKNRVKKQKNKGAKWKS; encoded by the coding sequence ATGAGTATAGTTGAATTATATCCAAAAGAGTGGCAAGAGAAATGGGAAGAGAAGAAATTTAAAGATCCATCTATAATTCAAACATCTCTATATCCTTTAATCACAGAAGGAGAGAGTGTTTTAGGGATTTCTCCAACAGGATCTGGGAAAACATTAGCCTTTATCTTACCCTTATTACAACGAGTGATTAAGGGTGAGGGTAATCAAGTCTTAGTGATTTTACCTTCACAAGAATTAGCCAGTCAAGTGGCAGAGGTAACACGTGAATGGGCGAAGCCGCTTGATTTAAATGTTCAAATTGTTCTGGGCGGGGCAAATGTTAAAAGACAACTAGACCGCTTGAAAAAACGGCCAGAAATAATCATTGGTACACCGGGACGTGTGTTAGAGTTGATTAAGGTGAAGAAAATTAAAAGTCATCTAATTCAAACGCTAGTTTTAGATGAGGTAGATGATTTAGTCGCAGACACAGATTTTAATGCGACAAAAGGTATTATTAAAAGTGTGATGGCTGATACGCAAATTGTAGCCGTCTCAGCAACAGGTGAGCGAATCTTACCAGAGTTAGATACATTATTTAGGCAAGAACCAACTGTCATTGATGTGACAAATGAAGACACATCAAAAGGTTTGATAACTCATGGATTTATTATCACACCTAATAGAAAAAGAACAGAAGTGCTACGTCGATTAGCTCATGTTGAAGGATTTAAAGGGTTAGTTTTCTTTAACCAATTAGGAGAGTTAGGTACTGTTTCAGATAGGCTAGAATTTTTAGGTATTGATCACCAAACACTGGCTTCAGATCAGCATCAAGTTGAACGAAAACGTGCGATTCATGATTTTGAAAATGGACACACACCTTTGTTGTTGACGACAGACTTAGGTGCAAGAGGTCTTGATTTTTCAAATTTAGAATATGTTGTACAATATGACTTAGCTCGTGACACATCAGGTTACATTCATCGTGCAGGACGTGTGGGACGTATGGGTAAACCAGGTACTGTGATTAGTTTAATTAACGATACAGATCGCCGTTTTATTAATAAGGAATACAAAGAACTAGATGTTGTTGGTGTAGAATTATTTGCCAGTCATGGAAAGTTATTGGAAGAAAAACCAGATGTTATCGAAGAAGAAAAAGAAGAAATCAAAGAAGTATTTGTACCAAAAGTAAAAAAAGCTATGCAAAAACCAGCTCGTAAATCTAATACAGAACCTCCAAAAAAAATCAAAAAGAAAAATAGAGTGAAGAAACAAAAAAATAAAGGGGCAAAATGGAAGTCATAA
- a CDS encoding Gfo/Idh/MocA family protein: MLKLGIIGTSWITHSFVNAALATGQYELRAVYSRQLGKAEKFASKYENQENIALMTDLSELCAMADLDVVYIASPNSLHYEQARQLMSAGKNVIVEKPAVSTVEELDDLIELSEEKEVFFFEAARHIHEENFQRVASFLKNRDDILGANLSFRKYSSRYDAVLRGEEPNIFSPKFSGGAIMDLGVYLVYAAVGWFGMPEEAFYFNNQLPNGVDVIGTMILRYPGFDVTMNTGKHTESYLPSEIYLSDSTLCLDAINSIGKIVQKKRDNGDIQEINFGTDVSEVDMYEEALAFAEVIKNPMNVEKNKQYQDWIQLSRDVHELMNKMRKDSGIVFDADKKEIRG, from the coding sequence ATGTTAAAATTAGGAATTATTGGGACAAGCTGGATTACGCATTCATTTGTTAATGCAGCTCTTGCTACTGGTCAATATGAATTAAGAGCAGTGTATTCAAGACAACTAGGAAAAGCTGAGAAATTTGCGAGTAAATATGAAAACCAAGAGAATATTGCTTTAATGACAGACTTATCAGAATTATGTGCTATGGCAGACTTAGATGTGGTTTATATCGCTTCACCAAACAGTTTACATTATGAACAGGCAAGACAATTAATGTCTGCTGGAAAAAATGTGATAGTGGAAAAACCAGCAGTATCAACAGTTGAGGAATTAGATGATTTAATCGAGTTATCAGAAGAAAAAGAAGTCTTTTTCTTTGAAGCTGCTAGACATATCCATGAAGAAAATTTCCAAAGAGTTGCTTCATTTTTGAAAAATAGAGATGACATATTAGGTGCTAATCTTTCTTTTAGAAAATATTCATCACGCTATGATGCTGTTTTAAGAGGTGAAGAACCTAATATCTTTTCACCGAAATTTTCAGGTGGGGCTATAATGGATTTAGGTGTTTACTTAGTTTATGCAGCTGTGGGCTGGTTTGGCATGCCAGAAGAGGCCTTTTATTTTAACAACCAATTACCAAATGGTGTGGATGTTATTGGGACGATGATTTTACGTTATCCAGGTTTTGATGTGACAATGAATACTGGTAAACATACTGAAAGTTATCTGCCATCTGAAATTTATTTAAGTGATAGCACACTTTGTTTAGATGCCATAAATAGTATTGGTAAGATTGTACAAAAGAAACGCGATAACGGAGATATTCAAGAAATCAATTTTGGTACAGATGTTAGTGAAGTTGATATGTATGAAGAAGCTTTAGCTTTTGCTGAAGTGATAAAAAATCCAATGAATGTAGAAAAAAATAAACAGTATCAAGACTGGATTCAATTATCAAGAGATGTTCATGAATTGATGAATAAAATGAGAAAAGATTCTGGAATTGTCTTTGATGCTGATAAAAAAGAAATTAGGGGTTAA
- the sfsA gene encoding DNA/RNA nuclease SfsA — protein sequence MKTYESIQLVTFLERPNRFIASCEKNDGEVIRVHVKNTGRCQELLIPGVLVAVNHQPFSHRKTHYDLVAVNKQGAWFNIDSQLPNKLVLQGLRDGVITLSQIKGNVINIQPEYTYGESRFDFFIETDRDEKILVEVKGMTLEHDEIGYFPDAPTLRGLKHVEGLLQASKEGFKVGVIFIAQFETIKYGQINEEIQPELASVIALGQKQDNLFVTIYNCHVTPSTVTIIEEKPFR from the coding sequence ATGAAAACTTATGAATCGATCCAATTAGTCACCTTTTTAGAAAGACCAAATCGTTTTATTGCCTCGTGTGAGAAGAATGACGGAGAAGTGATTCGTGTTCATGTGAAAAACACAGGTCGTTGTCAAGAATTATTGATTCCTGGTGTGTTAGTAGCTGTCAATCACCAGCCCTTTAGTCACAGAAAGACTCATTATGATTTAGTTGCAGTCAATAAACAAGGTGCTTGGTTTAATATTGATAGTCAACTACCAAATAAATTAGTGTTACAAGGGTTACGTGACGGCGTGATTACTTTGTCTCAAATAAAGGGAAACGTCATAAATATCCAGCCGGAGTACACATATGGTGAGTCTAGGTTCGATTTTTTTATCGAAACAGATAGAGATGAGAAAATATTGGTAGAAGTGAAAGGGATGACCTTAGAGCATGATGAGATTGGCTATTTCCCAGATGCTCCGACACTTAGAGGATTAAAACATGTGGAGGGGTTACTTCAAGCAAGTAAAGAAGGTTTTAAAGTAGGTGTCATTTTTATCGCTCAGTTTGAAACTATTAAATACGGACAGATTAACGAGGAGATACAACCAGAACTGGCTAGTGTGATTGCTCTTGGACAAAAACAAGATAATCTTTTTGTGACAATTTATAATTGCCATGTGACTCCTAGTACAGTGACAATAATTGAAGAGAAACCATTTAGATAA
- a CDS encoding prepilin peptidase, translating into MTISTWDYVLIYGLLFVLGACLGSFFILVGSRTARKESIVTPRSHCNHCQHELKFYELIPVVSWVTLRGKCSKCQAKIPVKYVVLEIISGLAMMSTCFLLAFSKEAIVGLTFYYLLLTITVSDMEEHKIPNIVLLPFLITGLIERFIVSQTVNWWFNPLLGFVVGFGVMFLLGYFSEDGMGGGDIKLLAVIGVFVGAAGAIATLVLASFIGLFYAIFSGLAVKKGKKIPFGPFLAIGGLMTYFFLSGQLNQLLLALS; encoded by the coding sequence ATGACTATATCCACATGGGATTACGTATTAATTTACGGTTTATTATTTGTATTAGGTGCTTGTTTAGGATCTTTCTTTATTTTAGTTGGATCTAGAACAGCCAGAAAAGAGTCAATTGTCACACCAAGGTCACATTGTAACCATTGTCAACATGAGTTGAAATTTTATGAGTTAATACCTGTTGTATCATGGGTTACCTTAAGAGGAAAATGCTCTAAATGTCAGGCGAAAATTCCAGTTAAATACGTTGTATTAGAAATTATTTCAGGTCTTGCAATGATGAGTACATGTTTCTTACTAGCTTTTTCAAAAGAAGCGATTGTTGGACTGACGTTTTATTACTTGTTACTAACAATCACGGTTAGTGACATGGAAGAGCATAAAATACCTAATATTGTGTTATTACCCTTTTTAATTACAGGGTTAATTGAACGTTTTATTGTTTCTCAAACAGTTAATTGGTGGTTTAACCCATTACTTGGTTTTGTCGTTGGTTTTGGTGTGATGTTTTTACTTGGCTACTTTAGTGAAGATGGTATGGGTGGTGGTGATATTAAGCTATTAGCTGTTATTGGTGTATTTGTAGGTGCAGCAGGCGCTATAGCTACTTTAGTATTAGCTTCATTTATTGGTCTGTTTTATGCAATTTTTTCAGGACTTGCAGTCAAGAAAGGGAAAAAGATTCCTTTTGGCCCTTTTTTAGCCATTGGCGGACTAATGACATATTTCTTTTTATCAGGTCAATTAAATCAGTTACTACTAGCTTTGAGCTAG
- a CDS encoding pilus assembly FimT family protein: MNKFKQVMKDEEGLTLVELLAVVVIMAIIAGIAVVSISRVIQRTREDAQVSNVQQMLASANLYDIDTTEGLNVEDTPLSKFEEEGSIKAITFTDKKAEIKFNKDERDIISVSLPAEVLQAGKKKNIEQTITENQAGGLTRGQLFKDGVGSETTELSN; encoded by the coding sequence ATGAACAAGTTTAAACAAGTGATGAAAGACGAAGAAGGTTTAACATTAGTCGAATTATTAGCAGTTGTAGTTATTATGGCAATTATCGCAGGTATCGCTGTCGTATCTATCTCAAGAGTTATCCAAAGAACACGTGAAGATGCCCAAGTATCAAACGTTCAACAAATGTTAGCGTCAGCTAATCTTTATGATATTGATACTACAGAAGGTTTAAATGTAGAGGACACACCATTATCTAAATTTGAAGAAGAAGGATCAATTAAAGCTATTACTTTCACAGATAAAAAAGCTGAAATTAAATTTAACAAAGATGAAAGAGATATTATTTCTGTTAGCTTACCTGCTGAAGTTTTACAAGCTGGTAAAAAGAAAAATATAGAACAAACTATTACTGAAAACCAAGCTGGTGGCTTAACAAGAGGCCAATTATTTAAAGATGGTGTAGGTAGTGAAACAACAGAATTAAGTAACTAA
- a CDS encoding DNA-dependent RNA polymerase subunit epsilon — MIYKVYYQEDKKLSPQREKTKSLYIESDSDVTARRVIDENTNYNIELIQPLEGNHLDYEKENADFKLVEFN, encoded by the coding sequence ATGATTTATAAAGTATATTATCAAGAGGACAAAAAACTAAGCCCACAAAGGGAAAAAACAAAATCTCTTTACATCGAATCTGATTCTGATGTGACAGCAAGACGAGTTATTGATGAAAACACAAATTACAATATCGAGCTTATTCAACCCCTAGAAGGTAATCACCTAGATTACGAAAAAGAAAATGCTGATTTTAAACTTGTGGAGTTTAATTAA